TCGGCGCCGTGCAGCTGCACGCCGCCCACGGCTACCTCATCCACCAGTTCCTCTCACCGCTGACCAACACCCGGACCGACGAGTACGGCGGGGACTTCGAGGGCCGCACCCGCTTCCTCAAGGAGGTCGTGGCGGCCGTGCGCGAGGTGTGGCCCGCAGACAAGGTCCTCGGCATCCGCATCTCCGGCTCGGACTGGGTCGAGGGTGGCTGGAGCATCGAGGAGACCGTCCGCCTGGCGCAGGAGCTGCAGGGACAGGTGCACTGGTTCGATCTGTCCTCCGCGGGCATCGGGGACACCTACGAGGGCCCCCAGGGCCCGGGCTATCAGGTGCCGCTGGCCACCGCCGTGAAGGAGGGCACCGAGGGGATCGTGGTGTCCGCCGTCGGCTCGCTGACCGGCGCCGAGGAGGTCGCAGCCGTGGTGGACGAGGACCGCGCCGACGCCGTCTGCGTGGGCCGCGCCGCCCTGGCGAACCCGAACTGGCCGACCGCGGCCGCCCTCGCGCTCGACGTCCCCTCGGAGCAGGTGCCGATGGCCCGGCAGTACTTCCGCGCCAAGTGGTGAGCGGAACACGCGGGACCCGGTGTGCCCCCGGCGCGGAACTCCGGTAGAACAGAACCATGAGCGTGCGCACCCCCGACCCGAATCCGGGCTGGCTGTCCGACGAGGACCTCTACGAGGCCCGGCGTCGGCTGCCCATGGTGTATGTGGAGGCCATCCCGGTGCGGCTGGACTCCCTCGGCTACGTCACCGAGATCGGCCTGCTCTACGTGGCGGACGAGACCGGCACGTTCCAGCGGACGTTTGTCTCCGGCCGCGTCCAGTACCGGGAGACCATCCGCGCCGCGCTGATGCGCCACCTGGAGAAGGACCTCGGCCCGCTCGCCTTCCCGCAGCTGCCGCCGTCGGTGGTCCCCTGCACCGTCGCCGAGTACTTCCCGGCGCCGTCCGAGACCGGGCTGACGGACGACCGCCAGCACGCCGTGGCCCTGGTCTACGTGGTGCCGGTGACGGGTGAGTGCCAGCCGCGCCAGAACGCGCTCGAGCTGACCTGGCTCACCCCCGAGGAGGCCCTCGGCCAGGACATCCAGGCCGAGTTCATCGGCGGCCGCGGGGACCTGGTGCGCCAGGCCCTCGCCCACGTGGGATGGGGGCGCTGAGCATGGCCCCGATCGCCGGCGGTTACCTCCGCCATCTGAAGTCCCAGGACGTGCAGCCCGGGGACAGCTTCCTGACCCGCCGCGGCGAGCCCGCCCCGCCCGTGGCGTCGACCCGGGTGATGCGGGACGACTTCGGCACCCCCGCGCTCGTGATCGCCACCCTCGAGGGCGGCCGCGAGGTCAAGATCGCGCACGGCTCCGTGATCCGGGTCCGCACGGACCGCCCGGAGGAGCGCAGGGCCGTCCCGGACACCACCTTCTCCCCCGTGGACGCAGGCTCCCCCGAGGAGCGGATCGTCGCCGTCGGCAAGCGCCACCTCGAGGACACCGAGCTGACCGCCACCGCGGCCCGGCTCTCGCACGGGTTGAACCTGCGCTCCGGCTCCCAGCTGGAGGACCTGTTCGGCATGGCCGAGCGCCTCTACCTGCTGCACGAGGACACCGAGGGCACGCTCGCGGCCCTGGGCCTGCTGACCAACCTGCCGTGGGACGGCGCCGTGGGACGCTGGAAGTCCATCCAGGCCGGCCTGGCCCTGGCCTCGCAGATCCTGCGGGACGAGGGCGAGCACATCGTGGCCGCGAACCTGGGGAAGCGGCTGCACGAGGCGGACGAGGTCCCCTCCGAGCCCGGCCGCGCCGCGCGCGTGCTCGAGGTTCGCCAGCGCCAGCTCAACGAGCCGCAGCTCTACGACCGCGAGATCTCCCGCGCCCTGCAGGCCCGCGACGCCGAGGCCGAGTACCGCTGGCGGCGCGCCCGGTTCGCTCAGCTGCTCTACCTGCGCGGCCGCGGCGGCTCCGAGACGCTCACGGACGCGGACCTGGACTCGCGGATCGCCCGCGAGCTCGGCACACTGCGCGGCCTCGCCCGCGACCTCGACGCGAAGACCGCCGCGCGCTCCTGACCCGGTGCGGCCCGGCGCCCCCGGGGCCCCGGCGCTCCCCCTGCCCCAGCGCTTCCCCTGACCCCAGCGCTTTCGTCCGGGAAACGGGAGCCTGCCGGGGCGCTTTCGTGCGGGAAACGGGAGCCTGCCGGCCCTAGACTCGGCCCTCGGGCCATCCCGTCCCCTCGGACGTCCGCCCCACGAGCACCCTCCCGCATGCCCGCGCCGGCTCGATCCCACGCGCCGCGGAAGGCCTACCCATGACCCAGCAGCCCGAGCCCCGCCTCGACGGCACCGCCGACCACGACCGCGACCCGGAGGGCAACCTCGTGGAGC
The sequence above is a segment of the Micrococcus endophyticus genome. Coding sequences within it:
- a CDS encoding NADH:flavin oxidoreductase/NADH oxidase — its product is MTQTDAPAVPAIFEPIEINGVRVRNRLILPPMCQYSCEARDGVPHGWQFQHLGARAAGGFGIVVTEATAVTPEGRISPWDTGLWNDEQRDAWAPIAEFIASEGALPAIQLGHAGAKASTVPMHPGAPAGQPILEGPDSWETLSPSGVATNSMEIRTHAMRVDEIRETVQAFADAAERADRAGFGAVQLHAAHGYLIHQFLSPLTNTRTDEYGGDFEGRTRFLKEVVAAVREVWPADKVLGIRISGSDWVEGGWSIEETVRLAQELQGQVHWFDLSSAGIGDTYEGPQGPGYQVPLATAVKEGTEGIVVSAVGSLTGAEEVAAVVDEDRADAVCVGRAALANPNWPTAAALALDVPSEQVPMARQYFRAKW
- a CDS encoding DUF6707 family protein — its product is MAPIAGGYLRHLKSQDVQPGDSFLTRRGEPAPPVASTRVMRDDFGTPALVIATLEGGREVKIAHGSVIRVRTDRPEERRAVPDTTFSPVDAGSPEERIVAVGKRHLEDTELTATAARLSHGLNLRSGSQLEDLFGMAERLYLLHEDTEGTLAALGLLTNLPWDGAVGRWKSIQAGLALASQILRDEGEHIVAANLGKRLHEADEVPSEPGRAARVLEVRQRQLNEPQLYDREISRALQARDAEAEYRWRRARFAQLLYLRGRGGSETLTDADLDSRIARELGTLRGLARDLDAKTAARS
- a CDS encoding NUDIX hydrolase family protein — its product is MSVRTPDPNPGWLSDEDLYEARRRLPMVYVEAIPVRLDSLGYVTEIGLLYVADETGTFQRTFVSGRVQYRETIRAALMRHLEKDLGPLAFPQLPPSVVPCTVAEYFPAPSETGLTDDRQHAVALVYVVPVTGECQPRQNALELTWLTPEEALGQDIQAEFIGGRGDLVRQALAHVGWGR